ACTGTCTTTTTCGTTCTGCTGATCACTTCAACTGCCATGCTCACAGCCCAGGTCACTACCCTGGATGATTTTGAGAACAAGGAAGGCTGGAACTTCAATAAATCCGACGGTGTCACCGTCAGCCTCACTAATGAAGAGGGGATGAACGGCAATGCGATCCGGTTCGATTATGATTTTACTAAAGGAACCGGTTATGGGGGGATACAGAAGCTTTTTCCTGTAGACCTTCCCGATAATTATGAATTTTCTTTTTATTTCAGAGCCGATTCGCCTGCCAATAATTTTGAGATCAAATTTATCGACAGCACAGGAAACAATGTCTGGTGGGTGAATAACCGCAATTATGATTTCCCGGAAGAATGGAAAAAGATCCGGATCAAAAAAAGGCATATCCAGTTCGCCTGGGGACCTGCCGCCGATCAAAACCTCAGACGCATCGACCGGATCGAGTTTACAATCGCCTCGTTTGTCGGTGGCAAAGGCACCATCTGGCTGGATGACCTGAAGTTTGAGCCCCTTCTGCCCGAGACAAAGGTATATCCCCAGCCATCCCTAACTGCTTCTTCCTCTCTGAAACGTCATGCATCCTGCTCCATGCTGGATCATTCCGGTGAGACTTTCTGGCAAAGCAAGAGAGGGAATGATCAGAGTATTGTTATTGATTTCACAATGAAGCGGGAGTTTGGCGGACTGCAGATCGCCTGGCTGAAGGACCATTCGGCTGAGGCTTTTGAGATCCTGCTGTCAGAGGACGGTCTGAAATGGGATCAGGTCTATTCCGTCTCTTCCAATCACACGGATGTCAGCTTTATCCGGCTACCGGAAGCAGAGGCAAAATTTCTGAAGATTAATCTTAAAAAGGGCAATTCGGAAAAAGGGTATGCCATTCGCGAAGTAAAATTCCTGGATGTCAAAAGCTCACTGACGCTGAATGATCTTTTGATCTATGCGGCCAAAAATTCAACGGCAGGCAATTATCCCCGGTACTTTCTGGAGCAGGCCTCCTACTGGACGATCACCGGGGTGAACAATGACGTGAAAGAAGCGATGATCAACGAAGATGGTATGGTTGAGGTGGATAAGGCTCTGTTTTCCATCGAACCCATGATCAGGGTGGGCGATTCGCTTTACAACTGGAGCAATGTTCAGACGACACAGGCAATGGGCTTTTCGGATGATAACGGTGAATTCAGTTTCGTCCCTTCTGTCACCTGGAACTGCAGGGATCTGAAATTTACAACCGGTGTGGCTGCAAGCGGAGAAGCCAATCGGAATTCCGTTCTGTTGATCCAGTATGCTTTTGAGAATCTATCGGACCAGCCCAAGGATTTTGAGTTCTATCTGTTGATCAGGCCGTTCCAGGTCAATCCTTATTACCAGTTCCTGAATCTTGCCGGGGGTGCCGGAAAAATAAGATCCATTCGTGAGTTGACCGGTGGTAGCATTGCTGTTGATGATAAAGTGATCACATCCCGGAAGAAATACGATTACTTCGGGGCAGCCGGTTTTGATGAAGGGAACGTGGTTGATCTGCTGCGGAAAGGAGTCTTACCGCAGGGCCATGCTGCTGTTGATCAGCAAGGGCTGGCCAATGGAGTCATCAGGTATTCCCTTCACCTGGAAGCGGGCGCGCAAACCCGGTTCTTCGTCACCGTCCCGTTTTATACCCAGCAACCTGTCGGAGGTGAAAGGAATGCAGACCATTTCGCCGGTGAATTCACAAAGATGACCGAATTCTGGAAAGAGAAGACAGGGCACATCCGGTTCAATTTACCCGCATCTGCCGACAGGATCGTCAATACATACAAATCTAACCTGGCCTACATTTTAGTGAACCGTGACCGGGTGGGGATACAGCCTGGCTCCCGTTCCTATGAGCGCAGCTGGATACGCGATGGGGCCCTGACTTCATCAGCACTTCTCAAATCCGGTATCGTTCCGGAAGTAAAAGATTTCATTGACTGGTACGCGGATCACCAGTACGAAAACGGTAAAGTTCCCTGTGTGGTTGATACAAGGGGACCGGATCCTGTTCCCGAAAACGACAGCCATGGTCAATTCATCTACCTGATCCGTGAGTATTTCAACTTCACGCAGGATACTGCTTTTCTCCGTTCAAAGAACAAGAATATCCTGAAGGCGGTGGAATACATCGAGTCCCTGGTTGCTGAGCGGTCGACGGATCATTATAAATACGGAAAGGACAGCGTACGTGCCCTTTACGGACTGGTGCCGGAATCCATCAGTCATGAAGGCTATTCCGCTAAGCCAATGCATTCATACTGGGATAATTTTTTTACATTGAAAGGACTAAAAGATGCCGTGGAGATTAAGAAAATCCTCGGGGAAAAAGAAAACCAGGAACGTTTGGAAAAAGTCCGCGACATATTCAGTGAAAACCTGTACAATTCGTTGGATCTTGCGATAAAATATAAGAACATCGATTACATTCCAGGATGTGTCGAGCTGGGTGATTTTGATGCCACTTCCACCACCATTGCCCTGACGCCCTGCAACGAGTTGAATAACCTTCCCAGGCCGCAGGTGTATAACACGTTTGACCGGTACTATGAATATTTCAAGAGCCGGAGGGATGGGAAAATCGACTGGATCAATTACACTCCGTACGAGAATCGCCTGATCGGTTCCTTTATCCTTTTGGATCAACCGGACCGGGCGCACGAACTGATCGACTTTTTTCTGGATGACCAGCGTCCGCAGGGATGGCACCACTGGGCCGAAGTGGTATGGAACGATGACCGGCATCCGGGCTTTATCGGTGATATGCCCCATACCTGGTGCGGAAGCGATTTTCTCAATGCCGTACGGGCCATGTTTGTTTACGAAAATGAGTATGACCAGTCGCTGGTCCTGGCTTCGGCCCTGTACCAGGACTGGATCGACGCCCCGGAGGGAATGTCGGTGGAGAACCTGCCAACCTATTACGGTGAGGTCTCCTATTTTATCATAAAAGACAATAATAAGTATTTATTTTCCATTTTCGGTGATGTAAAACTTCCTGAAAATGGAATTAAAATCAGGAACTTTAACGGATCAAAAATGCCGGTAAAAGTGGTGGCCAACGGTGTGGAGATGAAGGACTTCAATGAAAAAGAAATTACAGTAAAAGAGGTACCTGCCGAGGTCATAATTTATTATTGAATGAAAAAATATTCTTTTTAATTTAGCGTCATGAGTCTATCGCAAACTGATATTGAATTAAAACTTAAGAAACTTCTTCCTTTCCTCAGGAACGAATTCAACGTAAGTCGAATTGGCTATTTTGGCTCTTATTCAATCGGTATGCAGGATGAGCAAAGTGATATCGATATCCTTGTTGAATTCTCACAACCCTGTGGATGGAAGTTTTTTAAATTGGAAAAAATGCTTGAAGACCAGTTAGGTAAGGAGGTAGACCTTGTCACCACATCTGCAATTAAAAAGCATCTCAAAGATTCCATCTTGAAGCAGGTAATATTCATTTGAAAACGAGCCGTACATATCTTCATTTTTTAGAAGACATTGAGCTATCAATGCTGAGGATACAGGAGTATCTCGAAGGGATGGACTTTATCAGTTTTAAGAAAGACTTTAAAACCATCGATGCAATTATTAGGAATTTCGAAATAATCGGTGAAGCCACTAAAAATCTGCCCGCTGAGTTCAAAGAAAAAAATCCCCAATTACCTTGGGAAGAGATGTACCGAATGAGGAATAAGATTAGCCATGAATATTTTGGTCTTGATTATGAAATTCTCTGGTATATTTCGACTGTTGAAATTCCGGTGAATTACGAAGAAATACGGAAAATAATCAAGAATGAAAAGGGGAATAAAGCCTGAAATCGGATTAATGCCAGTGCTTTTCCTGATCCTGTTTCTTGGTACGGAACTCTTTGCCCAGAAGAATAAAGAATACATTGCCCTCTCCAAATTCAGAAAGTGGGGGATTATAGCCGGCCCTGTTCTCTATAACAAGGGCAAAATTTATCCCCAGTATGGTGATTATTCCTTTGAGAACTTTCCAATCTGGAGTTACAATGCAGGAATTGAATATGATTTCTATCCTGACAGGAAATGGTCCGTTATCACAGGGATTATTGTTGCCCTTGAACCTGTATATAACATTCAGTGTACGTTTCGGGCAGAGGATATTTACGATCAGTTTGAGGTAGACTTTGCTGACAAATACAGAGCATATGCAATGCCGTCAATGTCTGCTCCATTACTTATTCGTTTAAATATCCAGGTAAATAAAAGACTATTTGCAAACTTCATTTCTGGTTTGAAAGTGAGATATTTTCCACCGGGTGAGCAAGAACTTTCCGTTGTATTTCATAATAGAGATGACACTGAATCACGGGAGGAATTTTACTTGTATGCAGCTAGCCCGGATAATTCATTTCAGGGGAGTTTTGTTACAGGTGCAGGATTAAGTTTTGCTTTCCATAACGTACTTTTGAAATCAAACCTGGTCTATTCAATGGATTTTCAAAATACGATGGAGGGATATTACGAGTTTAAAAATTTACTGACCTCACCTCCTTCAGGAGGTGACTATGAATCATCAGGTAATTTTTTGGGTTTGCTGTTTTTGGTGAGTATTGCCAAGAATAAGAAAAAATATCAATATTGATTTTGATGAAAGAAACGGAAACTAGTGCAGCGCAGACAACAAGGCCGGCGGATAAGATCAAGTTCTCCCAGCTGGCCGCTTATGGCGCCGGAGGCATCATCCCGATCGCTCTTTTCAACATTGCCGGGATCATGGTGGGACTGATGGGCAACATAAGCCTGGGCCTCAGTGCTTTCTGGCTGGGGCTCATCCTGATCATCCCCCGTTTGTGGGATGCCATCTCCGATCCGATCATCGGGCATCTCTCCGACAATACGCGTACCCGCTGGGGGAGGCGGAGGCCTTACCTGCTGATCGGCGGGCTCCTGGTGGCTGTTTTCTTCGTTGTGATGTGGTGGATACCGAAGGGGGAGATGGTGCAGACCTGGTTCTCGACCGAATCCAGCTACCAGGCGTTTCAGCTGGGCTATATTCTCATTGCACTGCTGCTGTTCTTTACTGCTGTCAATATCTTCGAAATCCCTCACGGAGCCCTTGGCATGGAGTTGACCACAGATTACCATGCACGCACCCGCCTTTTCAGTGCCAAGAGTTTCGTCGGCAATCTGTTTGCCATGAGCACGCCGTGGCTCATCAAACTCGCCCGGCTGGAGATCTTCAGGGGCCCGGGAGGCAATGAAGCCGACGGCATGCGCTATGTGTCCCTGATGATCGCTGCCTTCCTCATCCCGCTGTCCTTCTGGTGGTTCTTTAAATTGCGCGAACCGGGATTTGTAAAGGCAGCCAAACACGAAAAGACTCCCTTCTGGAACGATATGAAGATCGTTGTCACCAACAGGAACTTTGTAATGCTCACCCTGACGATCTTCACCCTGGCAATGGGCTTTAATTTTGTCCAGCTCCTGGGATCCTACATTCCCATATTTTATGTTTTTGGCGGGGATAAGGATGCCGGTGCCACGATGCTGGGGATCAACGGCACCGTCTGGGCCATTACAGGCGTACTGGCTGTTTTCCCTTTGAACATCATAAGCCCGAAACTGGGCAAGCGGAATACCCTCTCCATTTCGATCATCCTTATGTGCCTTGCGCAGCTCTCCAAAATTGTCTGTTACAATCCGCACTACCCCTACCTGATCATCATTCCCACGGTCCTGCTCTCGGCAGGTATGCTGTTTTTCTTCACGCTGGGATCTTCCATGGTGGGTGATATCTGCGACGAAGATGAATTACACAGGGGTTACCGGTCCGAGGGAAGTTTTTATTCCATATTCTGGTGGTTCATAAAGATGGGCACCGCACTGGCAAGCTTTGTGGGAGGTGCCCTGATCGTTCTCACGATGTTCGATGAGATCCAGGTCACCAAAGTGGATGGTTTGCAGGGAGGCATACGGGAACTGCAAACAAGGGTGCAATTTTGGAAAGAATACCCGGGAAAACCGGGTGCCAACGCTGAATGGATTGAAAACGCAAAGGTTCAGTGTGCAGAAGCCCTGGAGGAATCAAGGAATTTTGTTAAATACCTCGAAAAGGAGTCCCTCAAGGAACCTGACGAGACCTATGATGGCATCACGGCATACCGGCGCCAGCGGAACGCTATGCTGACGAAAGCACTGAATTCGGCAAAAACTTCCATCGCCGGACTGGAAAAGGTAAAAGTGCAGCTTGAAACATTACGACCCGGGGATCCGGATACCCTGATCCATTCCGTCATCAAAACGACAATGCCGCTGACCCTTCAAACCAAAATGGTAAAGGCCCAAAAGATCTCCTTTGATCTGATGTCACACCTGCAGGCAAAATCCCTCAAAACCAAAAACAGTAAAGAGCATTATAACAAAATCATGCAGGAAATGACCCGGATCAATAACCGCATTGCAAACCTGAACCTGGTTGTCTCGCTCGATTACCTGGATAATGAACTTAATGTTGCACGGGAGGAAACCAGGCAACTCACCATTCAAACGCCGTATACGCTTTTAATGATGCGGGTGGTCGAGATCGGGTTACCGCTGCTGCTGAGCATCCTGTCCATTATATTCCTTCTTCGTTATTCACTAACCGAAAATCGATCCCGTGAGATCAAGGATCTGTTGGATAAAAGAAGTTCGGAGCGGTTGAAGGAAGAAAATGGAGCAGCTGTTTAATGTACCCTACCCCTGCCAGCAGGGGAGAGGACGGTGGTGGGGTACAGGGCCAAATTCCCCAATATGTGCCCCGGAATTAATGTCCCGGGCTTGCATTGAGGGCATACTTATCATTGACAATAATCTATCAGGATGGCATTTCTAATCAAAGACCATAATTTCTATCTCAACGGCAGGAAAGTATTCCTTAACTCGGGAGAGATCCATTATTTCAGGATCAGCCGCGCGTTATGGCACAAGCACCTGGATGCCGCCCGGGAGGCCGGCCTGACCGCCGTCAGTACCTACATCCCCTGGGCCTGGCATGAACCAGAGGAAGGTGTGGTTGATTTTGATGGAACAAGCTGTCCTGAGCGCGATTTGAAGGGATGGCTGGATCGTTGCCATTCCCATGGACTGCATTGCATCGTAAAGCCAGGTCCTTTCATTCTTGCTGAAACCCGCGGGGCCGGATTGCCCGACTGGTTTCTCCGGAAGTACGCTGACCA
The nucleotide sequence above comes from Bacteroidales bacterium. Encoded proteins:
- a CDS encoding discoidin domain-containing protein — encoded protein: MKLMIIRKTVFFVLLITSTAMLTAQVTTLDDFENKEGWNFNKSDGVTVSLTNEEGMNGNAIRFDYDFTKGTGYGGIQKLFPVDLPDNYEFSFYFRADSPANNFEIKFIDSTGNNVWWVNNRNYDFPEEWKKIRIKKRHIQFAWGPAADQNLRRIDRIEFTIASFVGGKGTIWLDDLKFEPLLPETKVYPQPSLTASSSLKRHASCSMLDHSGETFWQSKRGNDQSIVIDFTMKREFGGLQIAWLKDHSAEAFEILLSEDGLKWDQVYSVSSNHTDVSFIRLPEAEAKFLKINLKKGNSEKGYAIREVKFLDVKSSLTLNDLLIYAAKNSTAGNYPRYFLEQASYWTITGVNNDVKEAMINEDGMVEVDKALFSIEPMIRVGDSLYNWSNVQTTQAMGFSDDNGEFSFVPSVTWNCRDLKFTTGVAASGEANRNSVLLIQYAFENLSDQPKDFEFYLLIRPFQVNPYYQFLNLAGGAGKIRSIRELTGGSIAVDDKVITSRKKYDYFGAAGFDEGNVVDLLRKGVLPQGHAAVDQQGLANGVIRYSLHLEAGAQTRFFVTVPFYTQQPVGGERNADHFAGEFTKMTEFWKEKTGHIRFNLPASADRIVNTYKSNLAYILVNRDRVGIQPGSRSYERSWIRDGALTSSALLKSGIVPEVKDFIDWYADHQYENGKVPCVVDTRGPDPVPENDSHGQFIYLIREYFNFTQDTAFLRSKNKNILKAVEYIESLVAERSTDHYKYGKDSVRALYGLVPESISHEGYSAKPMHSYWDNFFTLKGLKDAVEIKKILGEKENQERLEKVRDIFSENLYNSLDLAIKYKNIDYIPGCVELGDFDATSTTIALTPCNELNNLPRPQVYNTFDRYYEYFKSRRDGKIDWINYTPYENRLIGSFILLDQPDRAHELIDFFLDDQRPQGWHHWAEVVWNDDRHPGFIGDMPHTWCGSDFLNAVRAMFVYENEYDQSLVLASALYQDWIDAPEGMSVENLPTYYGEVSYFIIKDNNKYLFSIFGDVKLPENGIKIRNFNGSKMPVKVVANGVEMKDFNEKEITVKEVPAEVIIYY
- a CDS encoding nucleotidyltransferase family protein is translated as MSLSQTDIELKLKKLLPFLRNEFNVSRIGYFGSYSIGMQDEQSDIDILVEFSQPCGWKFFKLEKMLEDQLGKEVDLVTTSAIKKHLKDSILKQVIFI
- a CDS encoding DUF86 domain-containing protein, which codes for MKTSRTYLHFLEDIELSMLRIQEYLEGMDFISFKKDFKTIDAIIRNFEIIGEATKNLPAEFKEKNPQLPWEEMYRMRNKISHEYFGLDYEILWYISTVEIPVNYEEIRKIIKNEKGNKA
- a CDS encoding MFS transporter yields the protein MKETETSAAQTTRPADKIKFSQLAAYGAGGIIPIALFNIAGIMVGLMGNISLGLSAFWLGLILIIPRLWDAISDPIIGHLSDNTRTRWGRRRPYLLIGGLLVAVFFVVMWWIPKGEMVQTWFSTESSYQAFQLGYILIALLLFFTAVNIFEIPHGALGMELTTDYHARTRLFSAKSFVGNLFAMSTPWLIKLARLEIFRGPGGNEADGMRYVSLMIAAFLIPLSFWWFFKLREPGFVKAAKHEKTPFWNDMKIVVTNRNFVMLTLTIFTLAMGFNFVQLLGSYIPIFYVFGGDKDAGATMLGINGTVWAITGVLAVFPLNIISPKLGKRNTLSISIILMCLAQLSKIVCYNPHYPYLIIIPTVLLSAGMLFFFTLGSSMVGDICDEDELHRGYRSEGSFYSIFWWFIKMGTALASFVGGALIVLTMFDEIQVTKVDGLQGGIRELQTRVQFWKEYPGKPGANAEWIENAKVQCAEALEESRNFVKYLEKESLKEPDETYDGITAYRRQRNAMLTKALNSAKTSIAGLEKVKVQLETLRPGDPDTLIHSVIKTTMPLTLQTKMVKAQKISFDLMSHLQAKSLKTKNSKEHYNKIMQEMTRINNRIANLNLVVSLDYLDNELNVAREETRQLTIQTPYTLLMMRVVEIGLPLLLSILSIIFLLRYSLTENRSREIKDLLDKRSSERLKEENGAAV